A stretch of DNA from Vulpes lagopus strain Blue_001 chromosome 12, ASM1834538v1, whole genome shotgun sequence:
GGGGGCTCCCTGGCCAGTCAACCTCTCAGCGGCAGGGTCTGCAGTTAGGGGACCAGCCAGCGGGTGTCCCGTCCCTGGCAGTGAGGCCCCAGCTGCCCACCGTCCAGGGGCCCCTGTCCTGCCCCAGAAGGAACCGACTAGGGGCTTTTCACCAAGCCCAGGGGTTGCCCGGCTGCAGGCTTTATGCTGAGCGTGCCTGCACTTCCCACCCAGATGACCCCCAGAAACTGGGAGCCCGGCCCTGGGGTCTTTGGACCCAAACCCAGCAGCGTGGGTGGCCTGGCCGTGGTTAGACCGTGGTAGGTTTGCAGAGCCTCCTGGTATGTCGAGCTCTGGAGAGGAGAGGTGCACGGGGCCCCGGCCCCCCCACATGGCCTCCCCCAGGCTGCTCTGCATCTCGGCTCCTCTTGGGCCCTCTGGGTCCTGCCCTGCTACAGGGCACCACAAGAGCTGGGCCACTGCCTGGGCATCCCAGCCCTTCCTGCCTCCGGAGctcccccctgccccggggcccccacgggaggggtgctgggggggcaGCACCAAGGTGCTGCTGAATCGCAGGGCCCACTGACCGGCTCCCATTCTCTCCGCAGGGCAGAGCGGCTTGGGGAAGTCCACCTTGATCAACACCCTCTTCAAATCCAAAATCAGCCGGAAGTCGGTACAGCCCACCTCGGAGGAGCGCATCCCCAAGACCATCGAGATCAAGTCCATCACGCACGGTGAGcgctggggtggggctgggtgagTCGGGTCCCCTGGGCTGGGTATGTTGGAACTCTGGGTCGGGGATGCTCTCCAGGACCCCTGCAGGCCCTGGTCAGAAGGAggccccccctccctgccccagatgACTGAGTTTGCCACCATGGGCAGCAGCTGCCCAAGACGACCGTCACCAGCCCCTGCTGGGCTTTGCTGCTGGAGGCAGTCATCTCCCTGGCGTCACCTGGGGAGGGGGGTCATCGCTGGTTACCCATGTGACCCCGGGGCCTCGGGGTGGGGCTGTAAGGGTCCGGAGTCTCCCCCTGAGCCCGGTGGGTGCTGTGATTCTGTGCAGATATTGAGGAGAAAGGCGTCCGCATGAAGCTGACCGTCATCGACACCCCGGGGTTCGGGGACCATATCAACAACGAGAACTGGTAAGAGCCCATCGGGCTGCTCCTGGCCTCAGAGGCCCCCAAATCCCGGACCAACGCAGTTACCCTGGGAATCTTGCCCTCGCCCTTCCCCTGGGGTCAAAGGTCAGCATGGGAGGCTGGTTTGGGAGCTCAGGGAAGGCTGCGGCCTCTGCTCAGAAAGCCCAACACCCCCAGCCCTTGTACCTGGAAGGCTGGGTACCGGGCGGGGAATCGGGAGACTGGCAGCCTGCGGGAGGGGACGGGGCAGGAGCCGTCGCCTGGTGCGGCCTGATGGGGCCTCTCCGCGCAGCTGGCAGCCCATCATGAAGTTCATCAACGACCAGTACGAGAAGTACCTGCAGGAAGAGGTCAACATCAATCGGAAGAAGCGCATCCCGGACACGCGCGTGCACTGCTGCCTGTACTTCATCCCCGCCACCGGCCACTCGTGAGTCCTGCGCGGTGTTGCCTCTCCAGGTCCCCGGTCCTGCGTGGTCAGGGCGGCTCTGTGCAGCCTGGTTCAGGACCCCGGGCTGTGTCTGTGACTGCTGCTCTCGCCGGGGCGGGGGGAAGAGCGGGCACAGCTCTGccccagggtgggaggagggtgcCTGCCCCTCGGGGGCCCCGCGATGCTGCCCCACACCTGCTCAGGGCACATTTCCGGGTGGCGGGGGGCTGTTGAGGGCCAGGGCCTTAACCGACGTCAGACTGCGGCACGCTGGAGCCGGTGTGCCCGGGTCTGGGGGCGCCATGGACAGCAGCCTGTCCCGGAGGCTTGGCCGGGTGCTTCCTCCTGCCTGTCCCTCCCAAGGGAAGCCCCGCAGCCTTCGGAGCAAGAGTAGCCCCAGCTGCCTTCTCGGAGAGGACACCCCAGCCAGGACGGTGCTCAGAGCGGGCCTGTCCCCAGCCTGCCCAGCCCGGCCTGGCTCGTGTCTAGGGAatgcccctctgcccctttcctgtcCCTTGCTCAGGGCTTGGCTGGCACTCGAGTCATGGCCTTGGCCGGCCTGGCACGTccccgccccgggagcccgcACGGGCACCCTGAGGGCCCTCTCTCAGCTCCAGCTGGTGCCCCTCGTTCTGTCCCCGTCCCCGCCGCCCCTACTCATCCACGCCGTTCCCTTCCAGCCTCAGGCCCCTGGACATCGAGTTCATGAAGCGCCTAAGCAAAGTAGTGAACATCGTTCCCGTCATCGCCAAGGCCGACACGCTGACCCTGGAGGAGAGGGTCTACTTCAAGCAGCGGGTAGGGCTCCCCGCCTCCACACGGCCGTCAGACACGGCATGCGGGCTTTTCTTAGATGGAAGAGAAAGCGCAAAGGGGGTGGTCTCCACCGAGGGGACAGGGGGCCGGGGCTGCTGCCTCCTCGCAGGCCACATGTCAGAGCCACTCGGGGCACCTGGGCCCTGTAGACCCTCCACCCGGTGGGCATGAGCCAGGAGGCCCTTCTGTCTAATCCCCGAAGCTCCGCATGCCTGGCCCCCTGGCCTCGGCCCACAGCCTCAGGTGTGGGGCTTCTCCCAGCATGCTGAGGGGGGACTGCCCTTGCCATGGCCGTGTTGGCTGGCGGAGGAGCCTGCGCACGGCGGTGGGTCTGTGCTTAGGGCAGAGACGACGGCCGTGCACGGGAGTGTCCCTGTGTCTGCAGGAGCTGGTGCCACAAAGGGTAGTGACAGTCTTTACACGGGCAGGTGCGTGCTGGGCTGCAGAGGGCCTGCGCAGCATCCGGGGCCCGCCAGGACAGAGGGCTTCCGGGTAGAGCTCGAGGGTGACTCGACAACCCCAAGCTGCCATCTTCAGGGTGCGATGCGGCTGGATAGGCAGGACGGGGAGCCGTTTAGGACTTGGGCCTGCAGCTGCCCCTCCTCCGCCCAGGAGGCTCCAGAACTGGAATATCAGGGTCACCAGCCCTGCAGAGCCCGCCCTTCACCCCAAGCTGGGCCCCCTCACTTTCTGGAGGTCACAGTGGGGGCGGATCCGGGGCGGGGGCAGCGGTCCAGCTGGCTGTGTGGACGGTGCCCACACCTCCCCCCTCTGGATCCCCAGATCACCGCGGACCTGCTGTCCAACGGCATCGATGTGTACCCCCAGAAGGAGTTTGACGAGGACTCGGAGGACCGGCTGGTGAACGAGAAGTTCCGAGTGAGTGGGTGGGCCGGATGCCGTGCCCAGGGGCCCCTCGATTCCTGCTAGAGGGCGCGGCGGGGCAGCTcctcccaggggcccagggggcgCACCGGCCTTTGCACACAAGCCTGACCAGTGCcgcctgtccctcccccaggaGATGATCCCGTTCGCCGTGGTGGGCAGTGACCATGAGTACCAAGTGAATGGGAAGAGGATCCTCGGAAGGAAAACCAAATGGGGCACCATCGAAGGTAATCGCCAAGCCGCTGAGGCCCCTGGCGGATCGGAAAGCTAAAGCCGCTTCTGCTGACCTGAAGCCCATGCACCAGAGCCCCAGCTGGGTGCTCCTGGACCTCATGGGTCACGTGGCCCCTCTCGGCCACAGGGAGGGGGACAGGTAGCTTCCCCCTTAGCTGTTGGAGCTCTACCCCAATCCCCCAGAGAGAAAGGAGCTAGGAGGGGTCCTGCCAAGTTCTGGTGCTGGTGTTTCATAGCCACACGGTGTGACCCTGGACACCTTGCTTCACCTCCCTGGGCCTACGACAGGGCTGGGCCCTGTGGCTCCGTCCAGCTCTGAGAACCAGACGCTCCGCCCCCTGCAGAAGCTCCCAGGACCCCCACATCTTAGTGCCCTGGGGGCTGCTTGAACAAGTTAGCGCAGACCGGGTGGCTTGAAACAGAAATTGATTCTCCTAGTTCTGGAGGCCCGACGTCAAGGCGTCAGCAGGGTGGGTTCCTTGCGGAGGCCCGGAGGGGGGACATGTCCCCCCAGACCTGTCTCCCGGGGGCTGCCAGCCGTCCTCAATGTCCCTTGGCTTCCCCgcctgcacccccgccccgccccccgtctCCGCTTCAGCTTTCTGACTGCGCCTGTCTTCTCAGAAGGACATTTGTCGTTGGCTTAGCGTCCCCCTGAGATCCAGGATGACCCCCTGTTATGGTCTTTACCTCAATCACATCTTCAAAAACACTTTCCAAATAAGTTCTGCGTCACGAGTAGCGAGGAGCTGGGCGTTGGGCGTGGTGTGGGCGGCACAGTTCACCCCCGTCAGGTGCTGGCGCCCTAGGTGGGCCCCACCCCGGGTGTTTCTTCACCACCCGCTCTGTTTCGTCCTCTCTCTTtgggacagaggagggaggaaggatggattGAAATGGGCTGCTTTGTTCTTCGATCCTGGGGCCGATCCCAGGGCCGATCCCCGGCCGAGGGCCCAGTATAGAGAAGGTCCAGAAGGCCCTCCCCCCGCTGCCACCCTCGCCCCTCTGTGGAactgggcaagtcccttaaccCCAAGGGCCTCCATGCTCACCATCCTTAAAATGGGTACCATGGGCCAAGATTTTAGTAAAATGCAGAACGTCCCAAGGACTTCTGGAGCTTTTAGGGCAAACACGCTGCAAAAGTGAGGGCCGTGAAAACCGCCGGTCAGGGGGCTCTGTCTGTGCCCGCTTCACAGGCATTatcctgctgcctgcctgcccctcctgcagGAGGCCGCGCTGCggagccccagggcccagccctgctctgctGAAGCCTGGGCGAGGCCTGGGCGGACCTGCCTCGGGTGCCCACGGGTGCCGATCGGGTGCAGGATGGTGTTTTACGAACCCACCTCTGCCTGGGTGTTTGCTGGCTCCGCCTGCTGCAGATCTCCCCTCCTGCAAGGGTTGTGACCCCTGGGGGGGTCTCTGGGGGCGCTGCTCACTCACAACCAGCCTTTCCCTGGGCTTGTCCTGCGTTGGCTCCGCCTCGTCTTGAAACCTTGCTGTT
This window harbors:
- the SEPTIN9 gene encoding septin-9 isoform X4; the protein is MWDSDLQNRKVTAPEAAPGCIGDMADTPRDAGLKQAPAPRNEKAPADFGYVGIDSILEQMRRKAMKQGFEFNIMVVGQSGLGKSTLINTLFKSKISRKSVQPTSEERIPKTIEIKSITHDIEEKGVRMKLTVIDTPGFGDHINNENCWQPIMKFINDQYEKYLQEEVNINRKKRIPDTRVHCCLYFIPATGHSLRPLDIEFMKRLSKVVNIVPVIAKADTLTLEERVYFKQRITADLLSNGIDVYPQKEFDEDSEDRLVNEKFREMIPFAVVGSDHEYQVNGKRILGRKTKWGTIEVENTTHCEFAYLRDLLIRTHMQNIKDITSTIHFEAYRVKRLHEGSSAVSNGVDEKGPEAQEM
- the SEPTIN9 gene encoding septin-9 isoform X5, whose translation is MADTPRDAGLKQAPAPRNEKAPADFGYVGIDSILEQMRRKAMKQGFEFNIMVVGQSGLGKSTLINTLFKSKISRKSVQPTSEERIPKTIEIKSITHDIEEKGVRMKLTVIDTPGFGDHINNENCWQPIMKFINDQYEKYLQEEVNINRKKRIPDTRVHCCLYFIPATGHSLRPLDIEFMKRLSKVVNIVPVIAKADTLTLEERVYFKQRITADLLSNGIDVYPQKEFDEDSEDRLVNEKFREMIPFAVVGSDHEYQVNGKRILGRKTKWGTIEVENTTHCEFAYLRDLLIRTHMQNIKDITSTIHFEAYRVKRLHEGSSAVSNGVDEKGPEAQEM